The Coffea arabica cultivar ET-39 chromosome 1e, Coffea Arabica ET-39 HiFi, whole genome shotgun sequence genome has a window encoding:
- the LOC113731145 gene encoding uncharacterized protein encodes MFDNIYLSFTATALSAHRPLSLSFEAAKFCPVILLLNSIHSMGGWNSETTLLEKAVLRPIKQQGGGGSWRDPFRILTTLLLSLLLPLSFLLLARLSTARHISAPATSQPSTNCRDDDHLLCFLFLFHHFINTSTIVYALVCLVTVAAFVHGLTAGPPASLNVLSSNRRCQSPVSVEPDDAFRRLRLYAAWIILCTLQICVGLGIEGSTSTDAGCSLMMRHFHGSPTPERISSLLSRVTFIVGLHETTHFWSKSVVKPVVDDTVMGCVVKEERWMERVGMAMSFGGLWWWKLKDEVDALAAVVMKKELQPMLLVVQEQGAGGLGVADLVGWWLYYLTAAIGSIRLIKGGIWLGMILLFKFRRGYLRRRRRQDSASDTPASDHDYQV; translated from the coding sequence ATGTTTGACAacatttatttatcttttacGGCTACTGCGCTAAGTGCACATCGCCCTCTCAGCCTCTCTTTTGAAGCAGCCAAATTTTGCCCCGTAATCCTTCTCCTGAATAGCATACACAGCATGGGAGGTTGGAATTCGGAGACGACGTTATTGGAAAAAGCTGTATTAAGGCCAATAAAGCAGCAGGGCGGCGGCGGCAGCTGGAGGGACCCTTTTCGAATTCTCACAACCCTCCTGCTAAGCCTCCTCCTTCCGCTGTCGTTCCTCCTCCTGGCAAGGCTTTCTACGGCTCGTCATATTTCTGCTCCTGCTACATCACAGCCCTCAACTAATTGTCGTGATGATGATCATCTGCTCTgctttctcttcctcttccaCCACTTTATTAATACTTCGACCATTGTCTATGCACTTGTCTGTCTCGTCACCGTGGCTGCGTTTGTCCACGGCTTGACAGCTGGTCCGCCGGCGTCCTTAAATGTCTTGAGTAGTAACAGGCGCTGCCAGTCCCCTGTTTCTGTTGAGCCTGATGATGCCTTTCGCCGCCTCCGTTTATACGCTGCATGGATTATTCTCTGCACGTTACAGATATGCGTGGGGTTGGGCATCGAAGGGAGCACATCCACAGATGCCGGCTGCAGTTTGATGATGAGGCACTTCCATGGTAGTCCGACTCCGGAGAGAATTAGCAGCTTGTTAAGCAGAGTGACATTCATCGTGGGGTTGCATGAGACGACGCATTTTTGGTCAAAGAGCGTAGTGAAGCCGGTGGTGGACGATACTGTTATGGGTTGCGTCGTGAAGGAGGAGAGATGGATGGAGAGGGTGGGGATGGCGATGAGCTTTGGTGGGTTGTGGTGGTGGAAATTGAAGGATGAGGTTGATGCGCTGGCGGCGGTGGTCATGAAGAAGGAGCTTCAGCCCATGTTGCTGGTGGTGCAGGAGCAGGGGGCTGGCGGACTTGGGGTGGCTGACTTGGTTGGTTGGTGGTTGTATTATTTAACTGCCGCCATCGGAAGCATCAGACTGATAAAGGGTGGCATTTGGCTTGGAATGATTCTGCTCTTCAAATTCAGAAGGGGATATCTtcgtcgtcgtcgtcgtcaGGATTCTGCCTCCGACACACCAGCAAGTGATCATGACTACCAAGTCtaa